The following are from one region of the Stigmatella ashevillena genome:
- a CDS encoding DUF5658 family protein: protein MAATIEQGLTRIRAGLGTFYISPASVALLLLNLMDGLFTLTFLQLDVAEELNPLMRVAYEHSPLVFMTSKLIIVNAGLTLLCLHRAMRASRLAIRAGALIYAIINVYHLAFLTHLVRHWPLF, encoded by the coding sequence GTGGCGGCGACAATCGAGCAGGGATTGACCCGGATTCGGGCGGGGCTGGGAACCTTCTACATCTCTCCAGCGTCGGTGGCGTTGCTGCTTCTGAACCTGATGGACGGACTCTTCACGCTCACCTTCCTCCAGCTCGACGTGGCCGAGGAGCTCAACCCCCTGATGCGGGTGGCCTATGAGCACTCACCGCTCGTCTTCATGACCTCCAAGCTCATCATCGTGAACGCGGGCCTGACACTGCTGTGCCTGCACCGCGCCATGCGCGCCAGCCGCCTGGCCATCCGCGCTGGGGCGCTCATCTACGCCATCATCAACGTCTATCATCTGGCATTCTTGACGCACCTCGTCCGGCACTGGCCGCTCTTCTGA
- the rplI gene encoding 50S ribosomal protein L9, producing MKVILREDIDGLGKSGELVTIKDGFGRNFLLPRKKAVLANEQNIRQLEHEQSVITARNAKLKGAAEATAKKIGSVQIVIKRKVGEQDKLFGSVTALDIAEALAAQGQQVDRRGLHLPEPIKTVGKHEVELRLHRDVVAKIKVDVQPE from the coding sequence ATGAAGGTCATTCTTCGTGAGGACATCGACGGCCTCGGCAAGTCCGGAGAGCTGGTCACCATCAAGGACGGCTTCGGCCGCAACTTCCTCCTGCCCCGGAAGAAGGCGGTGCTCGCCAACGAGCAGAACATCCGCCAGCTGGAGCACGAGCAGTCCGTCATCACCGCGCGCAACGCCAAGCTGAAGGGCGCTGCCGAGGCGACGGCCAAGAAGATCGGCTCGGTGCAGATCGTCATCAAGCGCAAGGTGGGCGAGCAGGACAAGCTGTTCGGCTCCGTCACCGCGCTGGACATCGCCGAGGCGCTCGCCGCCCAGGGCCAGCAGGTGGATCGCCGCGGCCTGCACCTGCCCGAGCCCATCAAGACGGTGGGCAAGCACGAGGTGGAGCTGCGCCTGCACCGGGACGTGGTCGCCAAGATCAAGGTGGACGTGCAGCCCGAGTAG
- a CDS encoding thymidine kinase: MHQFPKDIGWIEVVCGPMFSGKTEELIRRVKRAVYGKQRVQVFKPKVDDRYDETQVVSHSQLKLTSTPIERAEEIFYHLSADTQVVGIDEVQFFGPEVVQVCEALAYRGVRVICAGLDQDYQGRPFEPMPQLLAVAEYVTKQLAICVVCGNPANRSQRLVSSEARVVVGAAGAYEARCRRCHLGEPTEATPPQTLELFD; this comes from the coding sequence GTGCACCAATTCCCCAAAGATATCGGGTGGATAGAGGTTGTCTGCGGCCCCATGTTCTCCGGAAAGACGGAAGAACTGATCCGCCGCGTGAAGCGCGCCGTCTACGGCAAGCAGCGTGTCCAGGTCTTCAAGCCGAAGGTCGATGACCGCTACGACGAGACGCAGGTGGTGAGCCACTCGCAGCTCAAGCTGACCTCCACGCCCATCGAACGGGCTGAAGAAATTTTCTACCATTTGTCGGCTGACACACAGGTCGTCGGTATCGATGAGGTCCAATTTTTCGGACCCGAAGTGGTTCAGGTGTGTGAGGCGCTGGCCTACCGGGGTGTCCGCGTCATCTGCGCGGGGCTGGACCAGGACTACCAGGGGCGTCCCTTCGAGCCGATGCCGCAGTTGCTGGCGGTCGCCGAGTACGTGACGAAGCAGCTGGCCATCTGTGTGGTGTGCGGCAATCCTGCGAACCGTTCCCAGCGATTGGTGTCCAGCGAGGCGCGGGTGGTGGTGGGGGCCGCGGGGGCCTACGAGGCCCGGTGCCGCCGGTGCCACCTGGGCGAGCCCACCGAGGCCACGCCTCCCCAGACGCTGGAGCTGTTCGACTGA
- a CDS encoding 50S ribosomal protein L25/general stress protein Ctc codes for MSVDKSSLEAKPREGSGKGAARKLRAQGLVPAVVYGKHLEKPVHVAVNPKAVKQAINTPHKFNTLIQLKLDSATHQVLLKDYQTDPLSREILHVDFIDVRDNEQVKVNVPLVLTGKAAGIADGGLLSQIRRELELWALPQAIPEKIEVDVTPLKINQAIHINDLKLPQGVSVKTNVNYTVAVLSAPEREDAGVAAAAAASAATAPAAAAAPAAGAKAGDAKAGDAKAAAPAKAPAKK; via the coding sequence ATGTCAGTCGACAAGAGCTCCCTGGAAGCCAAGCCCCGTGAAGGTTCCGGCAAGGGCGCGGCCCGCAAGCTGCGCGCCCAGGGCCTGGTGCCCGCGGTCGTCTACGGCAAGCACCTGGAGAAGCCCGTGCACGTGGCGGTGAACCCGAAGGCCGTGAAGCAGGCCATCAACACCCCGCACAAGTTCAACACGCTCATCCAGCTGAAGCTGGACAGCGCCACCCACCAGGTTCTCCTGAAGGACTACCAGACGGACCCGCTCAGCCGGGAGATCCTCCACGTGGACTTCATCGACGTGCGGGACAATGAGCAGGTGAAGGTGAACGTGCCGCTGGTGCTCACGGGCAAGGCCGCGGGCATCGCCGATGGCGGTCTGCTCTCGCAGATCCGCCGCGAGCTTGAGCTCTGGGCGCTGCCGCAGGCCATCCCGGAGAAGATCGAGGTGGACGTCACCCCGCTCAAGATCAACCAGGCGATCCACATCAACGACCTCAAGCTGCCCCAGGGCGTGTCGGTGAAGACGAACGTCAACTACACGGTCGCGGTGCTCAGCGCGCCCGAGCGCGAGGACGCGGGCGTGGCGGCGGCGGCGGCGGCTTCCGCGGCGACGGCTCCTGCGGCGGCGGCGGCTCCTGCGGCGGGCGCCAAGGCGGGCGATGCCAAGGCGGGCGATGCCAAGGCGGCGGCCCCGGCCAAGGCCCCGGCCAAGAAGTAG
- the dnaB gene encoding replicative DNA helicase, protein MSNVLDGREGRRVHEDLAAERAVLGAVLADNSLIASVAEVVASDDFSSPAHSAIFAAMLKLDGSQRSVDHLTLSEELKVLGQLAAVGGPAYLMTLDQVVPLASNAVQYAKIVSDQATRRRLAVVGREILEMASQETGDVEVVVDEAARKMFLLAEKRREGDLLPVSDLMEQTLNLLDKMKASSSGVTGLSTGYVDLDMQLTGLHSGELIILAARPGIGKTSLAMNIATHAALEEEPKAVAIFSLEMPSDQLLMRLLASSARVDMKKLRGGRLTQHDEEKFQEMAGKLYNAPIYIDDSGGLSPFDLRAKARRLKQKDSRLSLIVIDYLQLMHQKGKVESRQLEVSEISRGLKQLAKELEVPIIALSQLNRKVEERKGGKPMLSDLRESGSIEQDADVVMFIHREEQEEGGDGGDGGRSSTVIPVELIIAKQRNGPVGSIDLVFLSEFTRFESRARGDFQQ, encoded by the coding sequence ATGTCCAACGTCCTTGATGGTCGGGAAGGTCGGCGGGTCCACGAGGATCTCGCTGCGGAGCGCGCGGTGCTGGGTGCCGTGCTGGCCGACAACAGCCTCATCGCGAGCGTGGCGGAGGTCGTCGCCTCGGACGACTTCTCCAGCCCAGCCCACTCGGCCATCTTCGCGGCGATGCTCAAGCTGGACGGCTCCCAGCGGTCGGTGGACCACCTGACCCTGTCCGAGGAGCTGAAGGTGCTGGGGCAGCTGGCCGCGGTGGGCGGCCCCGCGTACCTGATGACGCTGGACCAGGTCGTGCCGCTGGCCAGCAACGCCGTCCAGTACGCCAAGATCGTCAGCGACCAGGCCACCCGCCGACGCCTGGCGGTGGTGGGGCGCGAAATCCTGGAGATGGCCAGCCAGGAGACGGGCGACGTGGAGGTCGTCGTCGACGAGGCGGCGCGCAAGATGTTCCTCCTGGCCGAGAAGCGCCGGGAAGGCGATCTGCTTCCGGTCAGCGACTTGATGGAGCAGACGCTCAACCTGCTCGACAAGATGAAGGCCTCGTCCTCGGGCGTGACGGGCCTGTCCACCGGCTACGTGGACCTGGACATGCAGCTCACCGGCCTGCACTCCGGCGAGCTCATCATCCTCGCGGCCCGCCCGGGCATCGGCAAGACGTCGTTGGCGATGAACATCGCCACGCACGCCGCCCTGGAAGAGGAGCCCAAGGCGGTCGCCATCTTCAGCCTGGAAATGCCCTCGGATCAGCTGCTGATGCGTCTGCTGGCCTCCAGCGCGCGCGTGGACATGAAGAAGCTGCGCGGAGGCCGACTCACGCAGCACGACGAGGAGAAGTTCCAGGAGATGGCGGGCAAGCTCTACAACGCCCCCATCTACATCGACGACTCGGGCGGCCTGTCCCCCTTCGACTTGCGCGCCAAGGCGCGGCGGCTCAAGCAGAAGGACTCGCGGCTGTCGCTCATCGTCATCGACTACCTCCAGCTCATGCACCAGAAGGGCAAGGTGGAGAGCCGCCAGTTGGAGGTGAGCGAAATCTCCCGTGGCCTCAAGCAGCTCGCCAAGGAGCTGGAGGTGCCCATCATCGCCCTCAGCCAGCTCAACCGAAAGGTGGAGGAGCGCAAGGGAGGCAAGCCCATGCTCAGCGACCTGCGCGAGTCCGGCTCCATCGAGCAAGACGCGGACGTGGTGATGTTCATCCACCGCGAAGAGCAGGAAGAAGGCGGGGATGGCGGAGACGGCGGCCGCTCGAGCACCGTCATCCCCGTGGAGCTGATCATCGCCAAGCAGCGCAATGGCCCCGTCGGCTCGATTGATCTCGTCTTCCTCTCGGAGTTCACGCGCTTCGAGAGCCGCGCCCGGGGCGACTTCCAGCAGTAG
- a CDS encoding bifunctional hydroxymethylpyrimidine kinase/phosphomethylpyrimidine kinase: MSAFPRVLLLAGHEPTGRAGLLADLSTVRALGAAPVAIPTVQTAQGITTFQTEATPPRLLRAQVAAARELGPLHAVKLGVVPDALRLGALREALRGVEAWWVVDPVVRSSRGESLSRLSARHYLALAGPRVAITPNLEEAAWLLGLSEVRTVEEAAQAGQELVSLGFGAVFVKGGHRARGAVDVLCLPGQTKLLTGVRVARRPGLRGTGCRLASALAVELGRGRPVDAAARRAKAFVTRYLRTGQG, from the coding sequence GTGAGCGCGTTTCCTCGGGTATTGCTGCTCGCGGGCCATGAGCCCACGGGCCGGGCGGGCCTGCTGGCGGATCTGTCCACGGTGCGGGCCCTGGGGGCGGCTCCAGTCGCCATTCCCACCGTGCAGACGGCGCAGGGCATTACCACCTTCCAGACCGAGGCCACGCCGCCGCGGCTGCTGCGCGCCCAGGTGGCTGCGGCGCGGGAGCTGGGCCCCCTGCACGCGGTGAAGCTGGGGGTGGTGCCGGATGCCCTCCGGCTGGGGGCGCTGCGTGAAGCCCTGCGGGGCGTGGAGGCCTGGTGGGTGGTGGATCCGGTCGTGAGGAGCTCGCGCGGCGAGTCCCTCTCGCGCCTGTCCGCCCGGCACTACCTGGCGTTGGCGGGGCCTCGCGTGGCCATCACCCCCAACTTGGAGGAGGCCGCGTGGTTGTTGGGGCTCTCCGAGGTGCGCACGGTGGAGGAGGCCGCGCAGGCAGGCCAGGAGCTGGTCTCCCTGGGGTTCGGGGCGGTGTTCGTGAAGGGTGGGCACCGGGCGCGTGGGGCCGTGGATGTGCTGTGCCTGCCCGGCCAGACGAAGCTGCTGACGGGGGTCCGCGTCGCCCGGCGTCCAGGGCTGAGGGGGACCGGATGCCGGTTGGCCTCGGCGCTCGCGGTGGAGCTGGGAAGGGGGCGCCCGGTGGACGCCGCCGCGCGCCGGGCGAAGGCTTTCGTGACCCGGTACTTGCGGACAGGCCAGGGGTAG
- the pth gene encoding aminoacyl-tRNA hydrolase, translating to MKLICGLGNPGREYERHRHNIGFMVVEALLSRARAELNQEKFQARVGQGSLGGERVLFLEPQTYMNLSGRSLADAARFYKVAVEDILVIHDELDLPFGRLQLKAGGGTGGHNGLKSSVQCLGEDGFIRLRFGISKPEGPNAKERVAGYVLSSFDDGERRQLEEFIGRASDMAEVWVREGLAVAMNRFNRRA from the coding sequence ATGAAGCTCATCTGCGGGCTGGGCAACCCCGGGCGCGAGTACGAGCGTCACCGGCACAACATCGGATTCATGGTCGTCGAAGCGCTGCTCTCCCGGGCGCGCGCGGAGCTGAACCAGGAGAAGTTCCAGGCTCGCGTGGGCCAGGGCTCCCTGGGCGGCGAGCGCGTCCTCTTCCTGGAGCCGCAGACCTACATGAACCTCTCGGGCCGCTCCCTGGCCGACGCCGCGCGCTTCTATAAGGTGGCGGTGGAGGACATCCTCGTCATCCACGACGAGTTGGATCTGCCCTTTGGCCGCCTGCAGCTCAAGGCGGGGGGCGGCACGGGCGGACACAACGGGCTCAAGAGCTCCGTGCAATGCCTGGGGGAGGATGGCTTCATCCGCCTGCGCTTCGGCATCAGCAAGCCAGAGGGCCCCAACGCCAAGGAGCGCGTCGCCGGCTACGTGCTCTCCTCTTTCGATGACGGGGAGCGGCGCCAACTGGAGGAGTTCATCGGCCGGGCCTCGGACATGGCGGAGGTCTGGGTCCGCGAGGGGCTCGCGGTGGCCATGAACCGCTTCAACCGCCGCGCCTGA
- the rpsR gene encoding 30S ribosomal protein S18, whose amino-acid sequence MNGTDNKTSSGAGARSGGSGGGGRGGGFGGGDRGGFGGGDRGGDRGGFGGGDRGDRGGDRGMDDDKRGGRGFGRKKVCRFCAEKNAKVDFKDQATLKYFVTERGKIIPRRISGNCAKHQREVAVAIKRARGLALLPYNAMVG is encoded by the coding sequence ATGAACGGTACGGATAACAAGACGTCTTCTGGAGCGGGCGCACGCAGCGGCGGGTCGGGCGGCGGTGGCCGGGGCGGCGGTTTCGGTGGTGGCGACCGCGGCGGCTTTGGCGGTGGCGACCGGGGTGGTGACCGCGGCGGTTTCGGCGGCGGCGACCGCGGTGATCGCGGTGGCGATCGCGGCATGGACGATGACAAGCGGGGCGGACGCGGCTTTGGCCGCAAGAAGGTCTGCCGCTTCTGCGCCGAGAAGAACGCCAAGGTGGACTTCAAGGATCAGGCCACGCTGAAGTACTTCGTCACCGAGCGCGGCAAGATCATTCCCCGCCGGATCTCCGGCAACTGCGCCAAGCACCAGCGTGAGGTGGCAGTGGCCATCAAGCGCGCCCGCGGCTTGGCGCTCCTCCCCTACAACGCCATGGTCGGCTAA
- a CDS encoding ribose-phosphate pyrophosphokinase: MQPSRDFKVFTGSSNPGLAHRICEYLKRPLGKAQVGRFSDGEIQVEIDENVRGQDIFIIQSTCPPSNDHLMELLIYCDALKRASAGSINAVIPYYGYARQDRKVAPRTPITAKLVADLLEVAGASRVVSMDMHAGQIQGFFNIPSDHLYGSPVFLEDLRKRFPDTQDTVIVSPDAGGVERARAYSKRLNSPLAIIDKRRPRPNSSEVMNLIGDVKGKDAILVDDMVDTAGTLTQAAAALKEKGARRVVAYAVHPILSGPALQRIQDSVLEEVVFTDTVPLSPAAQACGKLRVLTTDRLFGEAIARIHRADSLSSLFV, from the coding sequence ATGCAGCCCTCGCGTGACTTCAAGGTCTTCACGGGCAGCTCCAATCCGGGGCTTGCCCACCGCATCTGCGAATACCTCAAGCGCCCCCTGGGCAAAGCCCAGGTAGGCCGGTTCTCGGACGGGGAGATCCAGGTCGAGATCGACGAGAACGTCCGCGGGCAGGACATCTTCATCATCCAGTCCACGTGCCCGCCCTCCAATGATCACCTCATGGAGCTGCTCATCTACTGCGACGCCCTGAAGCGGGCGAGCGCGGGCTCCATCAACGCGGTCATCCCCTACTACGGCTACGCCCGGCAGGACCGGAAGGTGGCCCCGCGCACGCCCATCACCGCCAAGCTGGTGGCGGATCTGCTGGAGGTGGCCGGGGCCTCGCGCGTGGTGTCCATGGACATGCACGCCGGGCAGATCCAGGGCTTCTTCAACATCCCCTCGGACCACCTGTACGGCTCGCCGGTGTTCCTGGAGGATCTGCGCAAGCGCTTCCCGGACACCCAGGACACGGTCATCGTGTCGCCAGACGCCGGCGGCGTGGAGCGGGCGCGGGCCTACTCCAAGCGGCTGAACTCGCCCCTGGCCATCATCGACAAGCGGCGGCCCCGCCCCAACTCCTCGGAGGTGATGAACCTCATCGGAGATGTGAAGGGCAAGGACGCCATCCTCGTGGACGACATGGTGGACACCGCGGGCACGCTGACCCAAGCGGCCGCCGCCCTCAAGGAGAAGGGCGCGCGCCGGGTGGTGGCCTACGCCGTCCACCCGATCCTCTCGGGACCGGCCCTCCAGCGCATCCAGGACTCGGTGCTGGAAGAAGTCGTCTTCACCGACACGGTGCCCCTGTCGCCCGCCGCGCAGGCGTGCGGAAAGCTCCGGGTGCTCACCACCGACCGGCTCTTTGGCGAGGCCATTGCCCGCATCCACCGGGCCGACTCCCTCAGCTCCCTGTTCGTCTAA
- the spoVG gene encoding septation regulator SpoVG — protein MNITDVRVFPVTEDKLKAYVTITLDHCFVIRDLKVIHGASGLFIAMPAKKRKDGTYKDIAHPLNADTRTEMERVILSEYERQTQQGHLGVSALLAAEAD, from the coding sequence ATGAACATCACCGACGTCAGGGTCTTTCCAGTCACTGAAGATAAACTCAAGGCTTACGTGACCATCACCCTGGATCATTGTTTTGTCATCCGCGATCTCAAGGTCATTCACGGCGCATCGGGGTTGTTCATCGCGATGCCAGCCAAGAAACGCAAGGACGGGACGTACAAGGATATCGCACATCCGCTCAACGCGGATACCCGGACCGAGATGGAACGGGTCATCTTGTCGGAGTACGAGCGGCAGACGCAGCAGGGACACTTGGGGGTGAGCGCCCTGCTCGCCGCGGAAGCCGACTAG
- the rpsF gene encoding 30S ribosomal protein S6, whose translation MAETTAAKRLREYETIYLIKPDLTDDNVDRIKERVRGIVNREGGKLIRFTVWGKKKTLYPIAKQPRAIYVQAHYLGSSGLVAEVERNLRNIDEVTRYLSVKLADEVDPESRPVLEDVKLAGDVEETRPGVPERESFRAEPAEEAADTEEEAAEEA comes from the coding sequence ATGGCTGAAACGACTGCCGCGAAGCGGCTTCGTGAGTACGAGACCATCTACCTGATCAAGCCCGACCTCACCGACGACAACGTGGACCGCATCAAGGAGCGCGTCCGGGGCATCGTCAACCGCGAGGGCGGCAAGCTGATCCGCTTCACGGTGTGGGGCAAGAAGAAGACCCTGTACCCCATCGCGAAGCAGCCGCGCGCCATCTACGTGCAGGCCCACTACCTGGGCAGCTCGGGGCTGGTGGCCGAGGTGGAGCGCAACCTGCGCAACATCGACGAGGTCACCCGCTACCTGTCCGTGAAGCTGGCGGACGAAGTGGATCCCGAGTCCCGTCCGGTGCTCGAGGACGTGAAGCTGGCCGGAGACGTCGAGGAGACCCGTCCGGGCGTCCCCGAGCGTGAGTCCTTCCGCGCCGAACCGGCCGAAGAGGCCGCCGACACCGAGGAGGAGGCCGCCGAGGAGGCTTGA